The following are from one region of the Pleurodeles waltl isolate 20211129_DDA chromosome 4_1, aPleWal1.hap1.20221129, whole genome shotgun sequence genome:
- the KRAS gene encoding GTPase KRas isoform X1 has protein sequence MTEYKLVVVGAGGVGKSALTIQLIQNHFVDEYDPTIEDSYRKQVVIDGETCLLDILDTAGQEEYSAMRDQYMRTGEGFLCVFAINNTKSFEDIHHYREQIKRVKDSEDVPMVLVGNKCDLPSRTVDTKQAQDLARSYGIPFIETSAKTRQRVEDAFYTLVREIRQYRLKKICKEEKTPGCVKIKKCVVM, from the exons ATGACGGAGTACAAGCTTGTAGTTGTTGGAGCTGGAGGTGTTGGCAAGAGTGCCTTGACAATACAACTAATTCAGAATCATTTTGTAGATGAATATGATCCTACGATAGAG gacTCCTACAGAAAACAAGTTGTAATTGATGGCGAAACATGTCTTTTAGACATTCTCGACACAGCAGGTCAAGAAGAGTACAGTGCAATGAGAGACCAGTATATGCGAACAGGAGAGggttttctttgtgtgtttgccATAAACAATACTAAATCATTTGAAGATATTCATCACTATAG agAACAAATAAAGAGGGTTAAAGATTCTGAAGATGTCCCCATGGTCCTAGTAGGAAACAAATGTGATTTGCCTTCAAGAACAGTAGATACAAAACAAGCTCAGGACTTGGCACGAAGTTATGGCATTCCTTTCATAGAAACATCAGCAAAGACAAGACAG AGAGTGGAGGATGCTTTTTATACATTGGTGAGAGAAATTCGGCAATACAGATTGAAAAAAATCTGCAAAGAAGAAAAGACCCCTGGATgcgtgaaaataaaaaaatgcgtTGTAATGTAA